The stretch of DNA AGTTGAGTTGTTTGGATAATTAATGATGTCAGAATAAACGTTGTTTTAggacaaatattaaaattgttaATAGGGTGTGGCCCTTCAGGAGCACTTCCATCCTTATTTATCTGCCTGTGCATTGGACTGGGGTGGAAAAATGATTATGAactgtaaagaagaaaaattaaatccctCTCAGAGCTGATCCCTCTTAATGAGCTGCagcttaaataaaaatgtttagaaCTTCACAGTAGCTTCTTATCTATGTTTATTAGGGTGTTAAACACGATCTAGATTTCATCTCCAAATTTTGGGGAAAGAAGGCTGTGGCCACTCCCACAGAATGTGGAGATTTTGGTCTGATCAGGTCTCTATAAAGTCCCTGTTTTGCTCAGGAGCATCCCAGCTCTGTCTGGGTTCACTCTGAACtcaatatttcttttaagaGCTGGGATCTAACAGTGCACAATGGCTGTTAGCAGAATTATTaaggcagatttttaaaattttatatcaTTTTTTCTTGCTGATTTTGAGGGGAAGCATCCTTtagttaataaataaatatgccAGATGTGCTTTTGCAAATAATCCCCCTCTTTCTATATGTTATAGTGATTTGAGAGAAGGTTTGGAGGTGGATAAAGCCTCTGGTGGTGGAATGTCTTTGTTAGGGAGTTGTGATGCTGCTGGAGACACCCTGGGAACAGGGATTTTACATAATGCAGTGTGAggagagcagcgggcttctctTTGCTAGTCGGCTctttcaattattatttttatcgTGCAGTTTGTCAGTGCATTTTCCCGTGGAGGATGGACGGAGAAGCCTTGGAGGTGTTAAATCCGACTGATAATTAGCAGCGTGCTGAGGAGAGTTAAATATTCGTGTCTCACGCGCGCGTCCGTGCGTGGTGTGATGTGATGCAGCGGGCAGGGAAACgcctgctgtccctggctgctgagaaatcccgcttttcccatttcccagggaattccagagCCCAGCCGAGCCCTCCCCGTGCCCGTCCCCGCTGCCGGCGAGCGGCTGAAGGTGACAGACGGGGCCGGGTGTCGCCGGTGTGGCACGGACGCGCCCCTGCATCCCGCCCCTGGCAGCGCCGTGTTCCTGCATCCCGCCCCTGGCgagggacaggctgggacagcGGCCACCCAAATTCTCCCAGCAAATGACATTTTCCTGCAAAGCCGCGCCGGAGCCAATCGCTCCCCGCACCGTGCAGCCAATGGATGCCGGGCtcttccagcccctgccagcgGCTCCGCGGCTGGAGGGCCTTGGACCAGCTGTGCCAGCGGCGTTCCTGCCCGCAGCCCTTTGCGGGGGTGCCTggcatccctgctcctccttctcccGGGAATAACGCTGCCGCTGGGAGCGCTCGGGGTGCCGCGGCCGCTGCGGGGAGCGCGCCGGTGATTGGGGTAATTTGGGTGGTTAATTTGGGTCTCCCTTCAGCACTGCCACGGCCTCCtacccagcagagctgctccccagagccAGAGGGATGGTGGTAGTCACGGGGCAGAACAAAGTGAGTGCCACCCCGGACGATGCCATGTCGAGCTCGGATGCAGAGGATGATTTCCAAGAGCCGGCCACTCCCACCGCCAGCCAGGCAGGACAAGCGCTAcctctgctgcctcagcaggTAAGAGCTCACCTGGGACGGGCATGACCACGGCAGCACAGACTGCTCAGGTGCTGAAGAATTCGGGATTTCGTTGTGGATACTCAGCTCGCTTAACACGTTTGAATAAAACTCAGTCTCTTGAATGTATTTGAGTAGCTCGGCAGCTTCACTTACAAGTTCCATCCAGGTTTGCACTTGAGACATGCAATTAAATGTTTATTCTGGTACTTAAGGCAGCCTGGGGTGTGATAGTAAGATTTTAGGCCTGATGTaaacaaatgcaattttttttcagtgtataaTATAATCTGGTTGTGTAAAGGAAGCAGCAGATCCCAAGGTTGACCTaagatttcttcccttttttttttctctctgtgtaaggctggggaagaggctttgttttgttctttcctttccccaaatGAGCCAAGAGGAGGCATTAATATCTTAAATATCTGCCACTCCAGATTAGTGATTTCTGCTGTTTCAGATTCCCAGCTACAATTAAACCACTCCCTGATTCCTCCCAGCAGCCAAAGCATCCAAATTTTTACCCCTCAGAGCTCCCTGACCTGTGGCAGTGGGGCAGGAGCCACGCATTTGTCCAGGTGGCAAACTGCAAGTGCCTTTTGGGAGCTGTGCCCGTTGTCACCTGCAGAGGACTGGCAGCTCCTTTCTGATGTCCTGGTTGCTTTTGCAGTTCCCAGAAGTTGTCCCACTGAACGTGGGGGGGATGTTTTTCACCACCAGACTGTCCACGCTGCGCAGGTACGAGGACACCATGCTGGCAGCCATGTTCAGTGGCAGGCACTACATCCCCACGGACGCTGAGGGCAGGTACTTCATCGACAGGGATGGCACCTACTTCGGGTATGTACACATCCTCAGGGCAAGCTTTGGAAGCTCTTACTGAaagcttatttttaaacttgtttttaacagttttttttttttccttaaagcacAGTATTTAATGTTGCACGCCGTCAAAGCATCACAGGAGTAACTGCAgttaaaaaattctttgttgGTTGTgcaatgggaaaggaaaaacaagaaatgcCTTGAATTTGTGCATTGTTTCCCCTAGAGTATCTCCTTGAATTTGTGCATTGTTTCCCCTAGAGTATCTCCTTTCAAGGTATCAAGTTGTTTTGATGGTTTAAAGAAGTGCTTGGAAATAGGAAACTCCTTTGCACAGCACTGGGTTTTAATTGATACTCAGTATCTGTAAGGAAGAGCGAATGGAAGGAATGAATCTAGGATTCTTAAACAGTTGAAAATATGATGTTTGTATGATAAGTGCTAAAATATAGCACAAAcctttaaagaatttctttttctaatttttttttttgtagtgccATGTTCCTTCACCTCCAGGATTCCTCCCTCAGTgttcagcttttattttatttttaattacccTAACCATGACTACTAATGCTATGTTTGAATTGGGGTGAGATTGCTAAAAAAGCTGATCAGTGTTCATGGGTTCAGGTCTTTGCCCAAAGAACACATTGCAATTTATAAATTTCTTGTTGCTCCTTTATAGACATTTCCTTATTGCCTTTAACAGAGAagcactgaattattttcaaagcacttttgGGTTGTACCATAATCTGGGACAGAGATAGATCAAGCCACTGTGTTTATTCTAAAATACTTGTCTTTACATGAGGCAATTGTTGGAAAATCAATTGATTTGTGATGTTATCAACCTCAGTTGAAACTACAGCTGGAACAGAGAGCCAGGTTAGCATGTGCTGTATTTGTTGTCATTCTAAGATTGCAGTAATGTTTCTTTAATGTGATAAGGTTTTCTTGGTTAACACttataaagtgattttttttttgtttatttgataAGGGTTTTGTTGGTTCATACTTATAAAGTGATTTCTTTCCCTGTCAAAAGATCTTGTTGCTGAACAGTGTTTCAGAACTATGAGAAaatgttctctttctttttaaaaaaatctgattattaTTCTGTAAATGGCCCTGATCTGTGATGAGAAACCTCCTTTGCAGATGTCCCATCCATTCAGCTGGATCTGTGTGGAATGAAATGTCCATGAAAATGATTCTCtaggaaaatgcaaaagttTATTTTGTCCCAGACCTAAATTTGAAATGCAGTGACCACAATTTCTTTCCCATTAAACACTCTGGCCTCTTCTGTGTTATAAATGGTTTCCTCCACACTGAATGTTTGGTTTAAAATCCACtgatattttttcaaatgagtTTTGAGATCAGCTGAGgcaaaatgtgaaataatggCTTGGAAACCTGAACGTGGCAAGTGGTTTTACAAACAAATGTTGGGAATATGGCTCATTTATTTCAGTTACTGTCTCAATAGAGCAAACAATGACTATCCAGCATTCCCTGTCCTTTCCCACCTGCAGCAGTTTTGGCAGAAATGTGTTTGTTAATGatatttttgccctttttttcttttagagacATACTAAACTTCCTACGATCTGGTGACCTGCCCCCCCGAGAGCGAGTGAGGTCAGTGTACAAGGAAGCTCAGTATTATTCCATAGGACCCTTGCTAGACAATCTAGAGGATATCCAGCCtcttaaaggagaaaaagttaGACAAGCTTTCCTGGGCCTAATGCCATATTACAAAGGTAAATAAACAAAGTAGCACTGACTGTTTCTTCTAGTGGGATTCCCGTGTTAAACCTGGTGCTTTCAGTCTGCTCTCAGCTCCCAGACTGATCCCATTGCAGCTGGGAAGTTTATTCCGTATTTTTAATGCCGTTTGGATCTTTGAGGTCTCCAcatcctgctgcatcccagggtGGGGAGTTCTATGCTTAAAAGGGAGCAGGATTAGGCTGTAATGTTATTAAATGAGAGGGTTTGTCTGCATTTGTTCTGTCAGGACTTGCAAGTGAGGAAACCTGGCCTTCTAGTGAGGCCAGATAACTTGGGCATATCATAAGGCCACCAAGCTCACCAGATAACCAAGACTGATTTGattattctatattttatataattatataatatatagtaatTATgctattatatatttatttttatatattttatataaggCCACCAAGCTCACCAGATAACCAAGACTGATTTGATTATTCTATATTTTAtgtaattatataatatatagtaattatgatattatatatttatttttatatattttatataaggCCACCAAGCTCACCAGATAACTGAGACTGATTTGattattctatattttatataattatataatatatagtaattatattattatatcaTATATTTAttgttatatattttatataaggCCACCAAGTTTATCAGATAACCAAGACTGATTTGattattctatattttatatatatatataatatataatattttatatataatttatataattatataatatattaatttatatatttttatataataagGCCACCAAGTTCATCAGATAACCGAGATTGATTTGattattctatattttatttaatatatattatataaatattatatattttattatatgcaattattatatataattatatgaTAAAATATAGTATTATATGGTAtgtaattatattatatattgatatatataattttaaaatataataaggCCACCAAGCTCACCAGATAACCAAGACTGATTTGCTACATGCTGCTGATATCATGCTGAGGACAAACTGCAGTGAAACATTTCACatgaaataattgcttttgaTTCTTTTCCTGGGCCATTCGTTGGGACCCTCaagtctttctcttttccagaccACCTGGAGCGGATAATCGAGATAGCCAAGCTGCGAGCCATGCAGAGGAAGGCCAGGTTTGCCAAGCTGAAGGTGTGCGTGTTCAAGGAGGAGATGCCCATCACTCCCTACGAGTGCCCCCACTTCAACTCGCTGCGCTTCGAGCGCAGCGAGAGCGAGACCAAGCTCTTTGAGCACCACTGCGAGGTGGACGTGTCCTTCGGGCCCTGGGAGGCCGTGGCCGATGTCTACGACCTCCTGCACTGCATCGTCACCGACCTGTCCGCCCGCGGCATCACCGTGGACCACCAGTGCATCGGCGTGTGCGACAAGCACCTCATCAACCACTACTACTGCAAGCGCCCCATCTACGAGTTCAAGATCACCTGGTGGTGAGTGGGGGCTGAGGAAAGGATCAAAGGACTCCCAGAGGGCAAATGTTCTTCCAAGGTCGCCTGGAGGTGAGTTGTGGCTGAGCAAAGGGATGAACGGACTTCTAGAGGACAAATGTTCTTTCGAGGTTGCCTGGTGGTGGCACATCGAGGACTTCTAGAGGACAAATGTTCTTTCAAGGTCGCCTGGTGGTGGCACATCGAGGACTTCTAGAGGACAAATGTTCTTTTGAGATCGCCTGGTGGTGGCACATCGAGGACTTCTAGAGGACAAATGTTCTTTTGAGGTCGCCTGGTGGTGGCACATCGAGGACTTCTAGAGGACAAATGTTCTTTTGAGGTCGCCTGGTGGTGGCACATCGAGGACTTCTAGAGGACAAATGTCCTTTCAAGGTCGCCTGGTGGTGAGTTGTGGCTGAGCGAGGGGATGAACGGACTCCCCGAGGATAAATGTTCTTTCAAGATCACCTGGTGGTGAGTTGTGGTGGCACATCGAGGGGTGAGAGGACTTCTAGAGGACAACTGTTCTTTCAAGATCACCTGGTGGTGAGTTGTGGCAGAGCAAAGTGATGAAAGGATTTCTAGAGGACAACTGTTCTTTCAGGATCACCTGGTGGTGAGTGGTGAGTGTGGTGGCACTTAAAGGACACTTGTTCTTGGCAGTTGCCTTGCTGCTCACATTCCTTGGGATCAGCCTGCTGGCAGGGGTTGGGAAAACCTCTGGAAACTTGAAAAAGCAGCCTGAAATCAGACTGTTGGCTCAGGTACCTTAACGAGGCACAAAACAAAATCACCTCATGCAAAGGATGGAGGGGAGTGGCGGAACATCTGCTAAAAGGTGCCACCGACCGCGTGGCTTCAGGATGGAATTGCagatttttcctgcattttggGAATCTGGGGTGCTACTAAAGCTGACATTTGAGTTTTACCCTCTTAGAAATGTTTTCGTTCCTCCTTCAGCTTTATAAAGTTTGAGTCACACCCAGCACAAAGATTCTGGAAATGTCATTTTGATGTACTAggtacttaaaataaaaaaatggagtATTCCTTATATATTATTAATTGTTGTCAGGGTtaagctgtattttcttttttaattaagaatcAACGTTGTGAATTATAATGTTGTACTtcaattatttctgttgttatCAAAAGGAATAGCAGATCTGGAATATATTCCTTAATGCTTTTAGGAATAATAACTGTTCATGGAAGACTTGTGCCTGTTTTTAGCCttagaaattttaaatgtttacaatatctacaaaaaaaaaaaagctctttagaATCAGGTCATTTACAAAGGCTTTTGGTAAATGAGAAAACCCTGTCTGTATGTTCCTATTAGCAGTAGTAAGAGAATATTTAatgtatattattttattactgaCTCTTTTTACATTCTGTGATattaaactttattttagaCTTAAAGTCAGATGATATTAGACaagtttttttttgctaatgcatatttttctgtgctgctaTAGCTTTTTTTGCCACCTTATCATCTACAAAACCACTTTTCCACCCTCACACTCCCAAATCCCTGTGTTTGTGAGCAGTAAATGGTCTCCTGTCCATTTGAATATTGGAGGAATGGTGGGACAGTTGAgggatatttatttaaaattagaattgTTAACTATTTTTTACATTGCTGTGTGTGAACAAAAACATGACAAGACCAATGTTTTTAACATTCCCTTTATATCCTTTGTGGAGTGGTTTTTAACAGGGAGCAAAGGGAGCTCTCATATGAAGTGAGATGGCCAATTCCACAGCACATGAAATGTTTCTGCATCTGTTTTATCCTTGTGAaataggaagggaaaaaaagaaaataataataggaaaattaaaaaaaaaaaaaaaggaaaataacccTTATGAAGCACTCAAAAATGAcatgaaaatgtgtttatgtACAGCAGCCACTTAATGGCTGCTGAGCtcaagagtttaaaaaaatatctaaaaataacTTTTGGACTTGGTGTAGACTTTTAACTTGAATACTCAATATTCTGCACAGGGATCTGAAATATTCCTTGCTGACCTTCCATCCTCCTCAGAGAAAAGTGAAGGTGCTgccagctttggtctgggaagCCTTTGTGCCAtacacagctcctctgtggtcCTTGTGGGGCATGGGCtggattttgaatttttattttaacctaTAATGAGGGatcagtttgtttgtttgtttcctaaAAAGATAATTACTGATATAATTAAAGGTTTTGTAGCTTCATGTGGAATTTGCAAGCCTTGGGAGCCCTCGTTGCCAGGTTTACCCTCACTGCTCATTGTTTGGAGGTGACAGGGGACGTGATGAGGGGGATGATGGAAGTGGCAGCAGGGAAGAATTCCTGTCAGAGCTGCTTGTTCCCATTGCAGAGCTGTTCTTGGTGTTTGGTCTCAGCTCTTGTGCTGTGTGGGGCACAGAACATCCACCCCATTTGTGTGAGCCCTCCACTGCTCTCCCATTTGCGAGTAAATCCATCGCGCTGTGGTTCTGGGAGACCACAGGGTGGGAGAACCCAGTGGCTGTGGATTGCAGCAGTGACAGGTGAGTCCTCAGGGTCACACTGCTTCAATCTGCTTTACAGCACCTTGATGGCACAGATGGATCTCTcttttctgcatggaaaagcAGAGTGGTCACTTGGGACACAACTGCCTGGCAGGTAAGGGCAGATTTCAGAGCAGACACCACAAAAAAATGATCCCTTAACTCATTCTAAACTCTGGGATATTCTTTCACTTCTTTTACTTCTTTCAATTCTCTCACTTCTTTTGATGACTGCTTTACCCTGGATAATTTATAAACCCCACTGGCTTTAAGTTGTGGTTGGCATTACTGAgccctgaaaatgtttttaggTTTTCAGAGGACCCAAGATAGTTGTAAATTTTGGgctattacaaaaaaaaaaaccctccagtcTTTCATTATCTTTCTGCAAATAACCTGATTTCAGAGGATAATTCTGTTCTGTTACTATCTCCTGTATATAATTCTCTAACTGGAAATCACTTTCCAGAACAGCAGTTCATAGTCATTTTACTTACACAAGCTTAGTATAAGTTTACCTCCACTTTCACTGTGACTTTTAtaaatggattttgttttgctgaattATAAATTGTATGTGTCTATGCATTGTAACCCGTAATGCCTTTGAAAATCCAGCCTGGATGCTAATGATCAGGGTTTGGAATTATCTCCAAATGTGTTTTGTTAGTAATTATGTTGATGTGTGATATTCAATACTGTGAGTACTGCAGTATATTATTTCTTAATACTTTTGACTTTTCAGTTCAGGTAATATATAGTCtgtatgttttttatttcaaacacatAGAACAAAATGCGGATATAAAGGTTGTGTTGTGCAATAAAAGATTATGATACTGAAAACTTGGAATTGTGGCTCATCTGGtctgcagccactgcagtgtttttcctcactttccCTGAGATTTGAGTGTGCTTTGCCTGactgcaaatgaaaattaagCCAGGAATCTCTGTCCCGGGCTGTTTTAATGGCATTTAGGTGTTCATCGCCAGGAACAGAGGCACCGGTGCAGTGGCGCTCGGGGCCACCGGCCGGGGTCAGATCAGTGCACTGACTGATCCCATCCTTCCCTCGCACCCACCCTTCctgtgacagcacagcacagccctggctctgcagtgCTCAAGAAGAACCTTTCTGCCTCTGTTCAGAAGAGTTTTCCCCTTGCTCTGATGTCATTTCCTTGCTGTccatctgtgctgctgaagCTCTCACAGTGGGATGTCcgtgctgaggaaaaaaaaaaagagaggaaaaaaaaaaaaaaaagagatgaaaaccaGCACACAACACTGTGTAACTGAGCATGGAAAGAGGAGTTTGAAATAGCAGCGGGTATTTTTATATCTCTCCaaggcagctctggggtgcTCGTGTGGGGCCAGGGCCGGGCCCCGGAGCCCTGAGGAGCTGGTGCGGGctctggagaaggaagggaggcTGCAGGGTGGGAATTCGCCACGCTGGGAGGGGTCGACAACAAGCAGCTGAGGAGAGGGAGCGTGGGGCAGCACGGCCGTGTGCCGGCCCCGCTCACCCTCACCGCGCCCGCCCGGCTCCCCTCAggcccgcggccgccgctccgCCCAGCGCGGCCGGGCCCCGCTTCCTTCCGGGCTCGGTCCCGCCCCGGAGGTGCCGCCCGCCCTTCCGCCGGAGCCGAGGGAGGGACGGAGGGAGGGCCCGAGCAGCGCCGGGGCCGTGaggggctgcggcggcggcagcgcagcggagcggccgggccggccccgccgcccgggGCAGCCGGTGAGAGCCGCGGGGTGAGGGCCCGGCGGGGTCACCCGGGGTCGGGGACAGCGGGGGCGGCCGTGTCCCCCCGGTTATAGCCCGTCCTGGGGGTCGGGCTCGGTGTCCGCCCCGCCGAGGGGCTTCAcgccggccccgctgccgcctTGGGCCTGGGCGAGGGGTCCCTGGGGCCCGCAGGGCGGCAGCGGACGGGATAAACACCGGGATAAACAAACACCGGGATGTGCGGGAACTTGGCAAACCGCCTTCCTCCTCCGTGTGCAGCTcctaaaactgatttttattagATGTGCATGTATGTTTTCCTTCGATGGGTCTGTGCCGGTGGCTCACGGGGTGCAGGTGGCCCTGACAGCTTTGCCACCATGTCCCCCCAGCCTGTTTTCCTCATGAGCTCCTTGTGGATCAGGGagtttttggcttttcttttgtaagtATTGCCGCTGCCCGGCTGAGGATTAAAGTCCTTTAAACTCAAGCCGGGGGAAGTTTGGAGAATTTTTAAGATGCTGAGCAGTGCATTTTGAATGCTGTTGTGGGTGTTTGCCCTCCTCCATGTGCAGCTCCTAAAGCTAATTTTTATTAtctctgtattttaattaattccatGGCTCTGTGCCTGTAGTTAACAGGGTGCAGGTGTCACTGATAGCTTTACCAATagtcccccagcccagcctgtttCCCTGATGAGTTCCTCGCGGATCAATgagtttttggcttttttcctgtaagtattgtccctgcctggcttctccctgcacagctgagGATCAAAGTCCTTTAAAGTCAAGCCAGGAGAAGTCTGGAGGACACTTAAGATGCTGAGCAGTGCGTTTTGGATGCTCTTGTGGGTGTTTGTCGCTGCTTGAAGCACTGTAGAGTTCAGGTTGTTCCCTTGAAGCAGGGAGTGGCTCAGAGAGGGTGTGAGATACTGAGAGATGAATGATGTGCTTGAATTACCAAACAAATTCTCTCAGGGTGGCTCAGTGCTGTCTGaaatcctgctgctctgtggcaggGGCTAGGATGGGCTGCTGGGTAGACTGAGAAGGTTTTACAGGCAAAATTAaattggttttttgtttggctgaGTGGGGCCCTGTGCTGGGAATTAGCAGCACTGAATGGTTTGGGGGCAAAGGGTGGCATTGTGGAGGCTGTGATTTAAATCCGTGATTGACTTGCCATACTTTTGTTGTTTGGGCTCATTTGAAACTACTTTTGATTCCTCACACCAGGGCTTTGGGAACTGCACTGAGCTGCCTTTGGTTTTCCAGTTACCCAACACTTTTTTGAGACCAGTGAGCAAGCCAGACCAGTGGAGAAGGGCAAGGTGTTTTTGAGGAACAGTGCTTTACTCAGGAATTGGATGTGCTGGCCTTCTGGACACGGTTACACGAGTGTTTTTTGCAGCATGGAGGATTAGGAAGAGAACTGTAGCTCAGTGGAATGTTTTGCTGACCAAGAAAAAGCCCAGAACAACACACAGTAGAAAGGGGGAATAGGCTATAAAGCCAATTATACCAATTCCTAAAACTGCTTTACACAACAAACAGATTAGAAGCTTGAAGATAGTCCATGATTCTggtatttaattttgttctgtgGTGTTATTTAAGCTAGAACAGCCTTTCTCATCCTTGCTGTGTAATCCCCAATTATacttggggcttttttctttttttttttttcctcctgatgaTTAACCACTTGTGATCTATAACTAGACCTAGAATTCTTGTTTTGAAGTCCTGCTAAAATGCCACTTGTAACAAGTCAGGTACAAAGTGTATAAAACGTTTTGAAGTTTTTCTCTGAGGTTTTAGGCAACTCAGTTTCCATCTGTGTCCAGGTGAGTGCGGTTGGCAGGAAATAGTGTGTAGGAGCCTGTTGCTGAGCAGATTTTAGCAGTTTAAGCTAATCTTCTCTTTACTGTGACCCAAGCTCCCAATCGAGCAGCACAAAGAGTTTTTAGATGTTTCCTGTGATTTCGTTTAAAGCACAGCTGTGGGTCACATGGTAAGACACAGCCTGGTCATGGGGACAAACCAAACCTGTACCCCCAGGCCTGGGCTGACATTTGAAGGGAAAACACAACTCCAAGCTGAGCAAATTGAGAGCTGGAGCCTTGTGGCCATCAGGAGTTTGGAGGTTTGAAGCAGTGGCTGCAATTtcccctcccagtgccaggaCCAGCTCTGTGGTTTGTTTGAAGTGGCTGCTCATCagactgtttcttttcttgagACTATTTTTCAGCAGCCTGCACTGTTTATCCTACAACTGCTGTAGCTGAAATCCTATAATTGCAGGGAAGATGCAC from Vidua macroura isolate BioBank_ID:100142 chromosome 20, ASM2450914v1, whole genome shotgun sequence encodes:
- the KCTD7 gene encoding BTB/POZ domain-containing protein KCTD7 isoform X1; this encodes MFQWQRSTATASYPAELLPRARGMVVVTGQNKVSATPDDAMSSSDAEDDFQEPATPTASQAGQALPLLPQQFPEVVPLNVGGMFFTTRLSTLRRYEDTMLAAMFSGRHYIPTDAEGRYFIDRDGTYFGDILNFLRSGDLPPRERVRSVYKEAQYYSIGPLLDNLEDIQPLKGEKVRQAFLGLMPYYKDHLERIIEIAKLRAMQRKARFAKLKVCVFKEEMPITPYECPHFNSLRFERSESETKLFEHHCEVDVSFGPWEAVADVYDLLHCIVTDLSARGITVDHQCIGVCDKHLINHYYCKRPIYEFKITWW
- the KCTD7 gene encoding BTB/POZ domain-containing protein KCTD7 isoform X2; the protein is MVVVTGQNKVSATPDDAMSSSDAEDDFQEPATPTASQAGQALPLLPQQFPEVVPLNVGGMFFTTRLSTLRRYEDTMLAAMFSGRHYIPTDAEGRYFIDRDGTYFGDILNFLRSGDLPPRERVRSVYKEAQYYSIGPLLDNLEDIQPLKGEKVRQAFLGLMPYYKDHLERIIEIAKLRAMQRKARFAKLKVCVFKEEMPITPYECPHFNSLRFERSESETKLFEHHCEVDVSFGPWEAVADVYDLLHCIVTDLSARGITVDHQCIGVCDKHLINHYYCKRPIYEFKITWW
- the KCTD7 gene encoding BTB/POZ domain-containing protein KCTD7 isoform X3, with product MPCRARMQRMISKSRPLPPPARQDKRYLCCLSRLSTLRRYEDTMLAAMFSGRHYIPTDAEGRYFIDRDGTYFGDILNFLRSGDLPPRERVRSVYKEAQYYSIGPLLDNLEDIQPLKGEKVRQAFLGLMPYYKDHLERIIEIAKLRAMQRKARFAKLKVCVFKEEMPITPYECPHFNSLRFERSESETKLFEHHCEVDVSFGPWEAVADVYDLLHCIVTDLSARGITVDHQCIGVCDKHLINHYYCKRPIYEFKITWW